Proteins found in one Mytilus edulis chromosome 2, xbMytEdul2.2, whole genome shotgun sequence genomic segment:
- the LOC139512015 gene encoding uncharacterized protein: MGPVQINLLATLNLPPVVPSTLKRREQKIATTLETVAKKSCLEAQKDEIKKGNGKMEVSFDGGWQKRGTGWNYNSNTGNASLIWNETGKVLQFSLRSKYCQICALHQSKNQTIPVHEC, from the exons ATGGGCCCAGTACAAATTAACTTGCTTGCAACTTTAAATTTACCACCAGTTGTGCCGTCCACTCTTAAGAGAAGGGAACAAAAGATTGCTACAACTCTGGAGACTGTAGCCAAAAAATCTTGTCTTGAGGCCCAAAAGGACGAAATTAAAAAGGGAAATGGAAAG atggaagtAAGCTTTGACGGTGGGTGGCAGAAAAGGGGTACAGGATGGAATTATAATAGTAATACAG GCAATGCATCATTAATTTGGAACGAAACAGGAAAGGTACTGCAGTTCTCTCTTAGAAGTAAATATTGCCAGATATGTGCCCTACATCAGAGCAAAAACCAGACTATACCTGTACATGAATGTTAA